Proteins encoded within one genomic window of Sphingomonas sp. KRR8:
- a CDS encoding glycosyltransferase has translation MKIAYLTHSLQSCWNHGNAHFLRGLLRELQARGHEVRALEPRGAWSLQNLIQDNGETGLAAWQDAYPDLSATVYDPNTDAQVLLGDADLVIVHEWNEPALVASIGSVRARGGRFTLLFHDTHHRAVSDPDAIRAFDLSGYDGVLAFGETLSEVYRRWGWGKRVWTFHEAADTRHFHPPAHEGNRSGLVWIGNWGDGERTAEIEEYLLRPARDAGLRLDIYGVRYPDEALALLDRYGVNFRGWLPNASAPEVFARHLATMHVPRRFYSTVLPGIPTIRVFEALACGIPLVSAPWDDSEHLFTPGEDYLVAATGKEMTARLRALAADPALRAQLAAHGLATIRARHSCAHRAEQLLGIVAQLAPEKVAA, from the coding sequence GTGAAGATCGCCTATCTGACCCACTCCCTGCAGAGCTGCTGGAATCACGGCAACGCCCACTTCCTGCGCGGCCTCCTGCGTGAGTTGCAGGCGCGCGGCCATGAGGTCCGCGCGCTTGAGCCGCGCGGCGCGTGGAGCCTCCAGAACCTGATCCAGGACAATGGCGAGACGGGCCTTGCCGCCTGGCAGGATGCCTATCCCGATCTTTCGGCCACCGTTTACGACCCGAACACCGACGCTCAAGTACTGCTCGGCGATGCTGACCTCGTCATCGTTCACGAGTGGAACGAGCCGGCGCTGGTCGCGTCTATCGGAAGCGTCCGCGCGCGCGGCGGCCGCTTCACCCTGCTGTTCCACGACACGCATCACCGCGCCGTCAGCGACCCCGATGCCATCCGCGCCTTTGACTTGTCCGGCTACGATGGCGTTCTCGCGTTCGGTGAGACGCTGAGCGAAGTTTATCGGCGCTGGGGTTGGGGTAAGCGGGTGTGGACCTTCCACGAAGCCGCCGATACGCGCCATTTCCACCCGCCCGCCCATGAAGGGAACCGCTCTGGCCTGGTCTGGATCGGAAATTGGGGCGATGGCGAGCGGACCGCCGAGATCGAGGAGTATCTCCTCAGACCTGCTCGCGACGCCGGCCTTCGGCTCGACATCTATGGCGTCCGCTATCCTGACGAGGCGCTCGCGCTTCTCGACCGGTATGGCGTGAACTTCCGCGGCTGGCTGCCCAACGCCAGCGCGCCGGAAGTGTTCGCTCGTCACCTCGCCACCATGCACGTGCCGCGCCGCTTCTATTCGACCGTCCTGCCCGGCATTCCGACGATCCGCGTCTTCGAGGCGCTCGCCTGCGGAATCCCGCTGGTCAGCGCGCCATGGGACGACAGCGAACATCTCTTCACCCCCGGCGAGGATTATCTGGTCGCCGCCACGGGCAAGGAAATGACCGCGCGGCTCCGGGCCCTTGCCGCCGATCCGGCCTTGCGCGCCCAGCTTGCGGCGCACGGTCTCGCCACGATCCGCGCCCGCCACAGCTGCGCCCATCGGGCCGAACAGCTGCTCGGCATCGTCGCCCAGCTTGCCCCGGAGAAAGTCGCCGCATGA
- a CDS encoding MBL fold metallo-hydrolase, translating into MPKNPYYAGPASDHFDGLRFFNPGEEAPDRGFRDILKWRRTSVVAPWPESVPVTPARPQARVEGLAITMVGHATLLIQSAGLNVLTDPVWSERASPLSFAGPKRVTVPGIRFDDLPPIDAVLLSHNHYDHLDVATLRRLRRTHDPLFLMPLGNDAIVGKAVAGARIRVGDWGERLAIGERHSTTLTRANHWSARGVRDRRMALWAGHWLDTPAGSVWFAADTGYGTGAIFREIRQRHGRPDVALLPIGAYEPRWFMAPQHVNPAEAVRIAADVEAKAALGIHWGTFQLTDEAREAPLVALADALNAQNMARERFQAAEPGQIYRF; encoded by the coding sequence ATGCCCAAGAACCCCTATTACGCCGGTCCGGCGTCCGACCATTTCGATGGCCTGCGCTTCTTCAATCCTGGCGAGGAGGCTCCCGACCGGGGCTTTCGCGACATCCTGAAGTGGCGGCGGACCAGCGTGGTGGCACCGTGGCCCGAAAGCGTTCCGGTGACGCCAGCGCGGCCGCAAGCCCGGGTCGAGGGGCTGGCGATCACCATGGTGGGCCACGCCACCCTGCTGATCCAGTCGGCCGGGCTCAACGTCCTCACGGATCCGGTCTGGTCGGAGCGGGCGAGCCCCTTGTCGTTCGCCGGACCGAAGCGGGTGACGGTGCCCGGGATCCGGTTCGATGATCTGCCGCCCATCGACGCGGTGCTGCTCAGCCACAATCACTACGACCACCTCGACGTCGCGACCTTGCGGCGGCTGCGGCGGACGCACGATCCGCTGTTCCTGATGCCGCTCGGCAACGATGCAATCGTCGGCAAGGCGGTGGCGGGCGCGCGCATTCGGGTGGGCGACTGGGGCGAGCGGCTGGCGATCGGCGAGCGGCATTCCACCACCCTGACCCGCGCGAACCACTGGTCTGCGCGCGGCGTTCGCGACCGGCGCATGGCCCTGTGGGCCGGTCACTGGCTCGACACACCGGCCGGCAGCGTGTGGTTCGCCGCGGACACGGGATATGGCACCGGCGCCATCTTCCGCGAGATCAGGCAGCGCCATGGGCGACCGGACGTGGCACTGCTCCCGATCGGCGCTTACGAGCCGCGCTGGTTCATGGCGCCCCAGCACGTCAATCCGGCGGAGGCGGTGCGGATCGCCGCGGACGTGGAAGCGAAGGCGGCGCTCGGCATCCACTGGGGGACCTTCCAGCTGACCGACGAGGCGCGCGAGGCGCCGTTGGTGGCGCTGGCTGACGCCTTGAACGCGCAGAACATGGCACGCGAGCGATTCCAGGCGGCCGAACCCGGACAAATTTACCGCTTCTGA
- a CDS encoding zinc-binding dehydrogenase, with the protein MCAGNKQGDELAESDPTSKTMRAAVLAAPGQIRVDEIALPEPGTGQVRVKLEGCGVCASNLGPWSGPEWLTYPGEPGGMGHEGWGVIEAVGQEVEDLAVGDRVAALSYNSYASHDIAEAANIVKLPPELADQPFPGEPLGCAFNIFERADIHAGQTVAIVGIGFLGALLTRLATDAGARVIAISRRAYSLDVARQYGAAEVIPMDDHQKIIDRVKELTDGKFCDRVIEAVGKQWPLDLAGELTGERGKLIVAGYHQDGPRTVNMWLWNWRGIDVINAHERDPQAYIQGMREAVKAVAEGRIDPQPLYTHRFKLDELAQALDATRDRPMGFLKAIIVP; encoded by the coding sequence TTGTGCGCGGGTAACAAACAGGGGGACGAGTTGGCCGAGAGCGATCCGACGTCGAAGACCATGCGGGCAGCGGTGCTGGCCGCCCCGGGGCAGATCCGGGTGGACGAGATCGCGCTGCCGGAACCCGGAACCGGACAGGTGCGGGTCAAGCTGGAAGGATGCGGCGTTTGCGCGTCGAACCTTGGCCCCTGGAGTGGGCCGGAGTGGCTGACTTATCCGGGTGAGCCCGGCGGCATGGGCCACGAGGGCTGGGGTGTGATCGAGGCGGTCGGGCAGGAGGTCGAGGACCTGGCAGTCGGCGACCGCGTCGCGGCGCTCAGCTACAACAGCTACGCCAGCCACGACATCGCGGAGGCGGCGAACATCGTGAAGCTGCCGCCCGAACTCGCCGACCAGCCGTTCCCGGGCGAGCCGCTGGGTTGCGCGTTCAATATCTTCGAACGGGCAGACATTCACGCCGGGCAGACGGTGGCGATCGTCGGCATCGGCTTTCTTGGCGCCCTGCTCACGCGACTGGCGACGGATGCGGGCGCGCGGGTGATCGCCATTTCGCGGCGCGCCTACTCGCTCGATGTGGCACGGCAATATGGCGCCGCGGAGGTGATCCCCATGGACGATCACCAGAAGATCATCGACCGGGTGAAGGAGCTGACCGACGGCAAGTTCTGTGACCGGGTGATCGAGGCGGTCGGCAAGCAATGGCCGCTCGACCTGGCCGGGGAACTGACCGGCGAACGCGGCAAGCTGATCGTCGCCGGCTATCACCAGGATGGCCCGCGCACGGTCAACATGTGGCTATGGAACTGGCGCGGGATCGACGTGATCAACGCCCACGAACGTGATCCGCAGGCGTATATCCAAGGAATGCGGGAGGCGGTTAAGGCGGTGGCCGAGGGACGGATCGACCCGCAGCCGCTGTACACCCATCGCTTCAAGCTGGACGAGCTGGCCCAGGCGCTGGACGCCACCCGTGATCGCCCGATGGGCTTCCTCAAGGCGATCATCGTCCCGTGA
- a CDS encoding Gfo/Idh/MocA family oxidoreductase, translating into MTLLTSPITGARKRVGFLGVGWIGRHRMEAMLGTGAIEAVAIADPDEEGRSAALQLAPGAQVVEGIEGLIGEGLDGVVIASPSALHAEQSIAALNAGLAVFCQKPLGRTAAEVDRVLQAAKAADRLLGVDLSYRFTTGMAAIRELIWRGELGTIFGADLTFHNAYGPDKSWFYDPALSGGGCVMDLGVHLVDLGLWALGWPDVTTVEATLMHRGGPLKDPSCECEDYAVATLKTADGTVLRVACSWRLPAGKEAVIAAEFYGTDGGAALRNVRGSFYELEAERMHGTWFDPLASCEDDWGGRAAADWARRLGAGEGFDSEAERLGDVARVLDRIYGR; encoded by the coding sequence GTGACACTCCTGACGTCGCCGATAACGGGCGCGCGCAAGCGGGTCGGCTTCCTCGGCGTCGGCTGGATCGGCCGGCATCGGATGGAAGCGATGCTGGGCACCGGCGCCATCGAGGCGGTGGCCATCGCGGACCCGGACGAAGAGGGCCGGTCGGCGGCGCTGCAGCTGGCTCCAGGCGCTCAGGTGGTCGAGGGCATCGAAGGGCTGATCGGGGAAGGCCTGGACGGGGTGGTGATCGCCAGCCCGAGCGCGCTTCATGCCGAGCAGTCGATCGCCGCCCTGAACGCCGGATTGGCGGTGTTCTGCCAGAAGCCGCTTGGCCGGACGGCCGCGGAGGTGGATCGTGTGCTGCAGGCGGCAAAGGCGGCCGACAGGCTGCTCGGCGTCGATCTCAGCTATCGCTTCACCACCGGCATGGCGGCGATCCGCGAGCTGATCTGGCGGGGTGAACTCGGCACCATCTTCGGCGCCGACCTGACCTTCCACAATGCTTACGGGCCCGACAAAAGCTGGTTTTACGACCCGGCGCTGTCGGGCGGCGGGTGTGTGATGGACCTTGGCGTGCACCTCGTCGACCTTGGCCTGTGGGCGCTCGGCTGGCCGGACGTCACGACAGTCGAGGCGACGCTGATGCACCGCGGCGGCCCCCTCAAGGACCCGAGCTGCGAGTGCGAGGATTATGCGGTCGCAACCCTGAAGACGGCCGACGGAACGGTGCTGCGGGTGGCGTGCAGCTGGCGGCTTCCCGCCGGCAAGGAGGCTGTCATCGCGGCGGAGTTCTATGGCACCGACGGTGGCGCGGCGCTGCGCAACGTCAGGGGCAGCTTCTACGAACTGGAGGCGGAGCGGATGCATGGCACCTGGTTCGATCCGCTGGCGAGCTGTGAGGACGATTGGGGCGGACGGGCCGCGGCCGACTGGGCCCGACGGTTAGGGGCCGGCGAAGGCTTCGACTCGGAGGCCGAGCGGCTAGGCGACGTGGCTCGCGTGCTCGATCGAATCTACGGCCGCTAA
- a CDS encoding glycosyltransferase, translating into MKLVVLGLSLSSAWGNGHATTFRALLEAFARRGHDIMFLERDVPWYRDHRDLADPAYCRLEYYSSLDDLERWSGEIVAADAVMVGSYVPQGVEVARFVQARARGVTSFYDIDTPVTLAKLERGDFEYLSPEVIPGFDVYLSFTGGPTLRRIGQRYGSPAARPLYCSVDSERYRPMDVPRRWDLSYLGTYSDDRQPTVEKLLNAAARALPERRFCVAGPQYPSSIDWPTNVERIDHVAPADHPAFYAASRFTLNVTRADMIAAGWSPSVRLFEAAACATPVISDVWDGLDQLFAPGSEILLARSTEDVIAALAGLTAERARAIGEAARARVLAAHTADHRAQELEEHLVEAAQRTATAEKELA; encoded by the coding sequence ATGAAGCTCGTCGTTCTCGGCCTGTCGCTTTCGTCCGCTTGGGGCAACGGCCACGCCACCACCTTTCGCGCCCTGCTCGAAGCCTTCGCGCGCCGGGGACACGACATAATGTTCCTGGAGCGGGATGTGCCCTGGTACCGCGATCACCGCGACCTTGCCGACCCCGCTTATTGCCGGCTCGAATATTATAGCAGCCTCGATGACCTCGAGCGCTGGTCGGGTGAGATCGTCGCTGCCGACGCGGTGATGGTCGGCTCCTACGTGCCTCAGGGCGTGGAGGTCGCCCGCTTCGTCCAGGCTCGCGCACGGGGCGTCACCAGCTTCTACGACATCGACACGCCGGTCACGCTCGCGAAGCTGGAGCGCGGCGACTTCGAGTATCTCTCGCCCGAGGTCATCCCCGGCTTCGACGTTTACCTGAGTTTCACCGGCGGCCCTACCCTCCGCCGGATTGGGCAGCGCTACGGCAGCCCCGCCGCGCGTCCGCTCTATTGCTCGGTGGATTCGGAACGGTACCGACCGATGGACGTGCCCCGCCGCTGGGACCTTTCCTACCTAGGCACCTACAGCGACGACCGCCAGCCGACCGTCGAGAAGCTGCTCAACGCCGCTGCGCGTGCGCTTCCCGAGCGCCGCTTCTGCGTGGCCGGGCCGCAATATCCGTCCAGCATCGACTGGCCGACTAATGTCGAGCGGATCGACCATGTGGCGCCGGCCGACCACCCTGCTTTCTACGCCGCCAGCCGCTTCACGCTGAACGTCACCCGCGCCGACATGATCGCCGCCGGATGGTCTCCGTCGGTTCGCCTGTTCGAGGCCGCGGCCTGCGCCACGCCGGTGATCTCGGACGTTTGGGACGGCTTGGACCAGCTCTTCGCCCCGGGCAGCGAGATCCTGCTCGCCCGGTCGACCGAGGACGTGATCGCTGCCCTTGCTGGCCTCACCGCCGAGCGCGCGCGGGCGATCGGCGAGGCGGCGCGAGCCCGAGTGCTCGCCGCCCACACCGCCGATCACCGCGCGCAGGAGCTTGAAGAGCATCTGGTCGAAGCCGCCCAGCGGACCGCCACCGCAGAGAAGGAACTTGCATGA
- a CDS encoding hybrid sensor histidine kinase/response regulator, protein MAAGAAGSWDWDIREDRLYLDDRMAALIGIDPADAQDGLPTRAFFTAIYPADVNRIRIGVAGILHGAEVFLKTYRIIGADGLLRWVEAHGRCHLDASGLPERFSGILVDVTGRRRVEERLRVAQSAGGIGTFEHVPGHATAQVSEQFCHLLGLNPAVALPVATINRLVRPGSPHFFEPSAHGPDELAYAEIAVTRADDLEVRWLARRGEAIRDVEGGGVRHVGVIYDITESKRVEDALRELNDTLEQRVESEIAERLQIEEALRQAQKMEAVGQLTGGIAHDFNNLLTVILGSVDMALNRLDSTSDERVARALTNARKGAERAAALTQRLLAFSRRQPLAPKQIAVTRLLQGMTDLLARALGETIDLRTVMPADAWTVEVDPNQLENAILNLAVNARDAMGGTGILTVELANVEAGGKLPSGTVLPRDYVVLSVSDDGAGMSEETIGHVFEPFFTTKDVGKGTGLGLSMVYGFVKQSGGDIDIRSTLGAGTTVSIYLPRTAGDALEPREPFAIEDERRRLDETVLIVEDDEDVRQFAVDCLVELGYTVLEANGGASAIALLREHGAAVHLLVTDVVMPGLSGRDLADAAHQLNPDLPVLYVSGYPRDVILKDGRIESGVELLSKPFTHQTFAAKIRELLD, encoded by the coding sequence ATGGCTGCCGGTGCGGCCGGAAGCTGGGACTGGGACATTCGCGAAGACCGGCTTTACCTGGACGACCGCATGGCGGCGCTGATCGGGATCGATCCGGCCGACGCACAGGATGGTCTCCCGACCAGGGCCTTCTTCACAGCCATCTATCCCGCCGATGTTAATCGCATCCGCATCGGTGTCGCCGGCATCCTCCATGGTGCGGAGGTCTTCCTCAAAACCTACCGGATCATAGGCGCGGACGGATTGCTGCGCTGGGTCGAGGCGCATGGGCGATGCCACCTGGATGCGTCGGGCCTGCCCGAGCGCTTCTCCGGCATCCTGGTGGATGTTACGGGCCGCCGGCGTGTCGAGGAACGGCTCCGCGTTGCCCAGAGCGCGGGCGGGATCGGGACCTTTGAACATGTCCCCGGCCATGCCACCGCGCAGGTGTCGGAACAGTTCTGCCACCTGCTCGGCCTCAATCCCGCCGTCGCCCTGCCGGTAGCCACCATCAATCGCTTGGTTCGCCCGGGGTCGCCGCACTTCTTCGAGCCGTCGGCCCACGGACCAGACGAACTTGCTTACGCGGAAATCGCGGTGACCCGCGCCGACGACCTCGAGGTCCGCTGGCTCGCCCGCCGCGGGGAGGCCATTCGCGACGTCGAAGGCGGCGGCGTGCGCCACGTCGGCGTGATCTACGACATTACCGAGTCCAAGCGGGTCGAAGACGCGCTTCGAGAGCTCAACGATACGCTTGAACAAAGAGTGGAGAGCGAGATCGCCGAGCGGCTTCAGATCGAGGAAGCCCTTCGCCAGGCCCAGAAGATGGAAGCGGTCGGCCAGCTCACCGGCGGGATCGCCCACGACTTCAACAATCTCCTGACGGTCATCCTGGGCAGTGTCGATATGGCGCTGAACCGCCTCGACAGCACCAGCGACGAACGGGTTGCGCGCGCGCTGACCAACGCTCGCAAGGGCGCGGAACGGGCCGCGGCGCTGACCCAGCGGCTCCTCGCCTTTTCCCGCCGCCAGCCACTGGCGCCCAAGCAGATCGCCGTCACGCGGCTCCTGCAGGGAATGACCGACCTCCTGGCTCGAGCGTTGGGAGAAACGATCGACCTTCGGACCGTCATGCCGGCGGACGCCTGGACGGTGGAGGTCGACCCCAACCAGCTTGAGAATGCGATCCTCAACCTGGCGGTGAACGCCCGCGATGCGATGGGCGGAACGGGTATCCTGACCGTCGAGCTTGCCAACGTCGAGGCCGGGGGCAAGCTGCCGTCCGGAACCGTCCTTCCGCGCGACTATGTGGTGCTGTCGGTGTCCGACGACGGCGCCGGCATGAGCGAGGAAACCATCGGACATGTGTTCGAGCCCTTCTTCACGACCAAGGACGTCGGCAAGGGGACCGGCCTCGGGCTGTCGATGGTCTACGGCTTCGTCAAGCAGTCGGGCGGCGACATCGATATACGCTCGACACTCGGCGCGGGTACGACGGTGTCGATCTATTTGCCGAGGACTGCCGGCGACGCCCTCGAGCCTCGCGAGCCGTTCGCGATTGAGGATGAGCGCCGAAGGCTCGACGAGACGGTGCTGATCGTCGAGGACGACGAAGACGTCCGTCAGTTCGCGGTCGATTGCCTGGTTGAGCTTGGCTACACGGTGCTGGAGGCTAACGGCGGCGCATCGGCGATCGCGCTGCTTCGCGAGCATGGTGCCGCTGTCCACCTGCTGGTCACCGACGTTGTCATGCCAGGCCTGTCAGGCCGCGACCTCGCTGACGCAGCGCATCAGCTGAACCCTGACCTGCCGGTCCTTTACGTCTCCGGCTATCCGCGTGATGTCATCCTGAAGGATGGTCGCATCGAGAGCGGCGTAGAGCTACTATCAAAGCCGTTCACTCACCAGACCTTCGCTGCGAAGATAAGAGAGCTGCTAGACTAA
- a CDS encoding glycosyltransferase translates to MKLAFYGSSLLSSYWNGAATYYRGVLSQLARHGHDITFYEPDAFERQQHRDIEPPAYARVDVYEATPDACARVLAEAAAADVVVKASGVGVFDEELLHGVLDCSRRDALRIYWDVDAAATLEELEGAPDHPLRRRLPEFDLVLTYGGGPPVVNKYRSMGARECIPIYNALDPATHHPVPSEPRFASDLAFLANRLPDREARVEEFFLRAAALSTGKRFLLGGNGWHDKGMPANVTAIGHVGTADHNAFNCTPLAVLNVARDSMANIGFSPATRVFEAAGAAACLITDAWEGIEQFLAPNLEVLVARDGQDVADLLGQLTPERARAIGQNALARVLAEHTYERRGVEADRVIRQALAAKRELVAA, encoded by the coding sequence ATGAAGCTCGCCTTCTATGGTTCGTCCCTGCTCAGCTCCTACTGGAACGGCGCCGCCACATATTATCGCGGCGTGCTGAGCCAGCTGGCGCGGCATGGCCACGACATCACCTTCTACGAACCAGACGCGTTCGAACGGCAGCAGCATCGTGACATCGAGCCGCCCGCCTACGCCCGGGTCGACGTCTATGAAGCGACACCCGACGCTTGTGCCCGCGTCCTTGCCGAAGCGGCCGCCGCCGACGTCGTCGTCAAGGCCAGTGGGGTCGGCGTGTTCGACGAGGAACTGCTGCACGGTGTGCTCGACTGTTCGCGTCGCGACGCGCTCAGGATTTACTGGGACGTCGACGCTGCCGCGACCCTGGAGGAACTGGAAGGCGCGCCCGACCACCCGCTCCGTCGCCGCCTGCCGGAGTTTGATCTGGTCCTGACTTACGGTGGCGGTCCGCCGGTGGTGAACAAGTACCGGTCGATGGGTGCGCGCGAATGCATCCCCATCTACAACGCCCTCGACCCAGCAACCCATCACCCCGTCCCGTCGGAGCCGCGCTTCGCGAGCGACCTCGCCTTCCTCGCCAATCGCCTGCCCGACCGTGAAGCGCGGGTAGAAGAGTTCTTCCTTCGTGCCGCCGCCCTCTCAACCGGCAAGCGATTCCTGCTTGGCGGCAACGGCTGGCACGACAAGGGGATGCCCGCGAACGTCACGGCCATCGGCCATGTCGGCACCGCTGACCACAATGCGTTCAACTGCACACCCCTGGCCGTCCTCAACGTCGCCCGCGACAGCATGGCCAACATCGGCTTCTCCCCGGCAACCCGGGTGTTCGAGGCGGCCGGTGCCGCCGCCTGCCTGATCACCGACGCCTGGGAAGGCATCGAGCAGTTCCTTGCGCCGAACCTGGAAGTGCTGGTCGCCCGCGACGGACAGGATGTCGCCGACCTGCTCGGCCAGCTGACGCCGGAGCGTGCCCGCGCGATCGGGCAGAACGCGCTGGCCCGCGTGCTTGCCGAACACACGTACGAACGCCGCGGCGTGGAGGCCGACCGGGTCATCCGCCAAGCCCTTGCCGCCAAGCGGGAGCTGGTCGCCGCATGA
- a CDS encoding UDP-glucuronic acid decarboxylase family protein translates to MTTDALFRRALVAGGAGFIGSHLVDRLLEAGAEVVVVDNLQTGRSENIAHLAGHERLTFVQADIIDELPTALTLSPFSHIFNAACAASPPHYQADPEHTMLTNVLGTRNLLRLAERHGARILLTSTSEVYGDPEVHPQREDYRGAVSCTGPRACYDEGKRAAETLAFDFDRLGRADVRVVRIFNTYGPRMDPKDGRVVSNVICQALSGAPITIYGDGEQTRSFCYVDDLVEGILRLAAHGGPQPGPVNLGNPNELTISDLVERVVALTGSLSPIVREPLPEDDPKRRKPDIGHASQLLGWEPKVALQDGLVATTAYFADQLREAPMFAFTGQRQQIQTLAAAE, encoded by the coding sequence ATGACCACCGACGCCCTATTCCGCCGAGCTCTGGTTGCTGGCGGTGCCGGCTTCATCGGCTCGCACCTGGTCGACCGGCTGCTCGAGGCTGGGGCGGAAGTGGTGGTGGTCGACAATCTCCAGACCGGCCGTTCGGAGAACATTGCCCACCTGGCTGGACACGAGCGACTGACGTTTGTGCAAGCCGACATCATCGACGAGCTGCCAACGGCGCTGACGCTCAGCCCGTTCAGCCACATCTTCAACGCCGCCTGCGCCGCTTCGCCGCCGCATTATCAGGCGGACCCCGAGCATACGATGCTCACCAACGTGCTTGGAACCCGCAACCTCCTTCGGCTTGCCGAGCGGCACGGCGCGCGAATCCTGCTGACCTCCACCAGCGAGGTTTATGGCGATCCCGAGGTGCATCCCCAGCGCGAGGACTATCGTGGCGCGGTCAGCTGCACGGGCCCGCGCGCCTGCTATGACGAAGGCAAGCGCGCCGCCGAGACGTTGGCGTTCGACTTCGACCGGCTCGGTCGAGCCGACGTTCGCGTGGTCCGGATTTTCAACACCTATGGCCCGCGCATGGACCCCAAGGACGGGCGGGTGGTGAGCAACGTGATCTGCCAGGCGCTGTCGGGTGCGCCGATCACCATCTACGGCGATGGCGAGCAGACCCGCAGTTTCTGCTATGTCGACGATCTGGTCGAAGGCATCCTGCGGCTGGCGGCGCATGGCGGACCGCAGCCGGGACCGGTCAATCTCGGCAACCCCAATGAATTGACCATTTCGGATCTGGTTGAGCGCGTCGTCGCCCTGACCGGAAGCCTCAGCCCGATCGTCCGCGAGCCGCTGCCGGAGGACGATCCCAAGCGGCGCAAGCCCGATATCGGCCATGCCTCGCAACTGCTCGGCTGGGAGCCCAAGGTCGCGCTGCAGGACGGCCTGGTGGCCACCACGGCCTACTTCGCCGACCAGTTGCGCGAGGCACCGATGTTCGCCTTCACCGGCCAGCGGCAGCAGATCCAGACGCTCGCCGCCGCGGAGTAG
- a CDS encoding helix-turn-helix domain-containing protein encodes MDRSTMPPLPPIAEGHACHGCAARALAICSALGPDELAALRCRGGRVAVAAGETLFHEGDPATQVFNLTGGALRLTRLLPDGRRQVLGFRFPGDFVGIGEHASQPFTAEALQDSSLCRFSRARFEEFAADYPELGRALFRKATRELAAAQAQLLLLGRKSAPERLASFLLELADRQAGADQAQRPFVDLPMSRSDIADHLGLTKETISRLLAQFRAGRLLRLEALNRVELLDRTALRALAEGQIQALAA; translated from the coding sequence ATGGACCGTTCAACCATGCCGCCGTTGCCGCCGATCGCCGAAGGCCACGCCTGTCACGGCTGCGCGGCGCGGGCGCTTGCGATTTGCAGCGCACTCGGCCCCGACGAGTTGGCGGCGCTTCGCTGCCGCGGCGGGCGGGTTGCGGTGGCGGCTGGCGAAACTCTGTTCCACGAGGGCGATCCGGCAACGCAGGTGTTCAATCTCACCGGCGGAGCGTTGCGGCTGACCCGCTTGCTTCCGGACGGACGACGGCAGGTTCTGGGCTTCCGCTTCCCCGGCGATTTCGTCGGCATCGGGGAGCATGCATCACAGCCGTTCACCGCCGAAGCGCTGCAGGACTCGAGCCTGTGCCGTTTCTCCCGCGCGCGTTTCGAGGAATTCGCTGCCGATTACCCGGAGCTTGGGCGGGCGCTGTTCCGCAAGGCCACGCGTGAGCTGGCGGCGGCGCAGGCGCAATTGCTGCTGCTTGGCCGCAAGTCGGCACCGGAGCGGCTGGCAAGCTTCCTGCTCGAACTTGCAGACCGGCAGGCGGGGGCCGACCAAGCGCAGCGCCCGTTCGTGGACCTGCCGATGAGCCGCTCCGACATCGCGGACCACCTTGGCCTCACCAAGGAAACGATCAGCCGGCTGCTGGCGCAGTTCAGGGCGGGACGCCTGCTCCGCCTGGAGGCGCTGAACCGGGTCGAACTGCTCGATCGGACCGCCTTGCGTGCTCTTGCCGAGGGCCAGATCCAGGCGCTTGCCGCCTGA